One stretch of Corallococcus exiguus DNA includes these proteins:
- a CDS encoding ABC-F family ATP-binding cassette domain-containing protein, giving the protein MFNVINVSKAYGPKKLFEEVNVAFSPGRRYGLTGPNGAGKSTFMKILAGDEEQDMGDIIRPRKLGILRQDHFRYESDRVIDVVLMGNRHLWAAMDEKNKLLAKSDITEEDGNRLGELEGVIAEEDGYSAESDAATLLAGLGIEESFHEEPMRQLTGGLKLRVLLAQALFGKPEGLLLDEPTNNLDIDSIRWLENFLHVYEGVLITISHDRHFLNSICTHIADIDYETIIQYTGGYDDMVRQKSQLRTRVESETEEKKKKIAQLQDFVARFHAGTRASQVQSRIKQIDKLKTEDLKRSNIARPFIRFDQKVISGRQTLMFEGLKKSFDGVPVIKPFTGLVCKGERICVIGRNAVGKSTLVKMLANQLEPDAGTITWGHQATVGYLPQDHHGVIHKGTTCFGYLREISEKLTNEEISGVLGRMLFSGEERMKATDTLSGGETVRVLLSKLMITQDNVLILDEPTNHLDLESIAALAEGLSKFDGTVICVTHDQELISEVATRIWSLEAGKEVLDFNGPYSEFMEKHADAALKRR; this is encoded by the coding sequence ATGTTCAACGTCATCAACGTCTCCAAGGCCTATGGGCCCAAGAAGCTGTTCGAGGAGGTCAACGTCGCCTTCTCGCCGGGCCGCCGCTACGGCCTGACCGGTCCGAACGGGGCCGGCAAGTCCACGTTCATGAAGATCCTCGCGGGAGACGAGGAGCAGGACATGGGCGACATCATCCGCCCGCGGAAGCTGGGCATCCTGCGCCAGGACCACTTCCGCTACGAGAGCGACCGCGTCATCGACGTGGTGCTGATGGGCAACCGCCACCTGTGGGCGGCGATGGACGAGAAGAACAAGCTCCTCGCCAAGTCCGACATCACCGAGGAGGACGGCAACCGGCTGGGTGAGCTGGAAGGCGTCATCGCGGAAGAAGACGGCTATTCGGCGGAGAGCGACGCGGCCACGCTGCTGGCCGGTCTGGGCATCGAGGAGTCCTTCCACGAAGAGCCCATGCGCCAGCTGACGGGCGGCCTGAAGCTGCGCGTGCTGCTCGCGCAGGCGCTGTTCGGCAAGCCGGAAGGGCTGCTGCTCGACGAGCCCACGAACAACCTGGATATCGACTCCATCCGCTGGCTGGAGAACTTCCTGCATGTGTACGAGGGCGTGCTGATCACCATCAGCCACGACCGGCACTTCCTGAACTCCATCTGCACGCACATCGCGGACATCGATTACGAGACCATCATCCAGTACACGGGTGGTTACGACGACATGGTCCGGCAGAAGTCGCAGCTGCGGACCCGGGTCGAGTCCGAGACGGAAGAGAAGAAGAAGAAGATCGCCCAGCTGCAGGACTTCGTGGCGCGCTTCCACGCCGGTACGCGAGCGTCGCAGGTGCAGAGCCGCATCAAGCAGATCGACAAGCTGAAGACGGAGGACCTGAAGCGCTCGAACATCGCGCGGCCGTTCATCCGGTTCGACCAGAAGGTGATCAGCGGTCGTCAGACGCTGATGTTCGAGGGCCTGAAGAAGTCCTTCGACGGGGTGCCGGTCATCAAGCCGTTCACGGGCCTGGTCTGCAAGGGTGAGCGCATCTGCGTGATTGGCCGCAACGCCGTGGGTAAGTCCACGCTGGTGAAGATGCTGGCCAACCAGCTGGAGCCGGACGCGGGGACCATCACCTGGGGCCACCAGGCGACGGTGGGCTACCTGCCGCAGGACCACCACGGCGTCATCCACAAGGGCACGACGTGCTTCGGCTACCTGCGCGAGATCAGCGAGAAGCTGACGAACGAGGAGATTTCAGGCGTGTTGGGCCGGATGCTCTTCTCGGGTGAGGAGCGGATGAAGGCGACGGACACGCTCTCCGGTGGTGAGACGGTGCGAGTGCTGTTGTCCAAGCTGATGATCACGCAGGACAACGTGTTGATCCTCGACGAGCCGACGAACCACCTGGACCTGGAGTCCATCGCGGCGCTGGCGGAAGGCCTGTCCAAGTTCGACGGCACGGTCATCTGCGTGACGCACGACCAGGAGCTCATCTCCGAGGTCGCGACCCGCATCTGGAGCCTGGAGGCGGGCAAGGAAGTGCTCGACTTCAACGGCCCGTATTCGGAGTTCATGGAGAAGCACGCGGACGCGGCGCTCAAGCGCCGGTAG
- a CDS encoding nuclease, with protein MDPRVATLLSHVRSSAENRPGVYRFFGPAGELLYVGKSVRVRTRLLSYFRADEGEKAWEIVAQAHQVEWEYTASEFAALLHEFRLIKSHRPLYNVEHKRDRAHCFLQLTREAVPRLRVVGQPGGGGRAEYFGPFHGRHTMVDVVRAVNDLLELRDCPSETPMRLADQIQLFPLKDDPRCMRGQTARCLSPCAGGCTTAEYLAQVALARAFLNGESDRPLVILRERMAMAARRLQFEYAAELRDRAERLENVQAWIVELGRTLRRLSLVYTVRGHGREDRTYVLRRGRIRAEVPTPRTTEEQAALDARVRDIFDVPEPEAIGLRAQEAQEVMLVAKWFRLHPAELDATVPAPARAGSDEPFEEAAEARAALARTLERTVEGPDEPEPDVASEPVG; from the coding sequence ATGGACCCGCGCGTCGCCACCCTCCTGAGTCACGTCCGCTCGAGCGCGGAGAACCGGCCCGGCGTGTACCGGTTCTTCGGTCCAGCCGGGGAGCTGCTCTACGTGGGCAAGTCCGTGCGGGTGCGCACGCGGCTCCTGTCGTACTTCCGCGCGGACGAGGGCGAGAAGGCCTGGGAGATCGTCGCCCAGGCGCACCAGGTGGAGTGGGAGTACACGGCCAGCGAGTTCGCGGCGCTGCTCCATGAGTTCCGGCTGATCAAGAGCCACCGGCCCCTCTACAACGTGGAGCACAAGCGCGACCGCGCGCACTGCTTCCTCCAACTCACGCGCGAGGCCGTGCCCCGGCTGCGCGTGGTGGGCCAGCCCGGTGGCGGTGGGCGCGCGGAGTACTTCGGGCCCTTCCATGGCCGGCACACCATGGTGGACGTGGTGCGCGCGGTGAACGACCTGCTGGAGCTTCGCGACTGCCCGTCCGAGACGCCCATGCGGCTGGCGGATCAGATCCAGCTCTTCCCCCTGAAGGACGACCCGCGGTGCATGCGCGGGCAGACGGCGCGGTGCCTGTCGCCGTGCGCGGGCGGGTGCACGACGGCGGAGTACCTGGCGCAGGTCGCGCTGGCTCGGGCGTTCCTCAACGGCGAGTCGGACCGGCCGCTGGTCATCCTGCGCGAGCGCATGGCGATGGCGGCGCGGCGGCTCCAGTTCGAATACGCGGCGGAGCTGAGAGATCGCGCGGAGCGGCTGGAGAACGTGCAGGCGTGGATCGTCGAGCTGGGGCGCACGCTGCGGCGGCTGTCGCTGGTCTACACGGTGCGCGGGCACGGCAGGGAGGACCGCACGTACGTACTGCGGCGCGGGCGGATCCGCGCGGAGGTGCCCACGCCCCGGACGACGGAGGAGCAGGCGGCGCTGGACGCACGCGTGCGGGACATCTTCGACGTGCCGGAGCCCGAGGCGATTGGCCTCCGCGCGCAGGAGGCCCAGGAGGTGATGCTCGTCGCGAAGTGGTTCCGCCTGCACCCGGCGGAGCTGGATGCGACGGTGCCTGCCCCCGCGCGGGCCGGGAGCGACGAGCCCTTCGAGGAGGCCGCGGAGGCGCGGGCCGCGCTCGCTCGCACGCTGGAGCGCACCGTGGAGGGGCCGGACGAACCGGAGCCCGACGTCGCCTCCGAGCCGGTGGGGTGA
- a CDS encoding serine hydrolase domain-containing protein, whose translation MAENGQSITGHWIQPRVLMSGMKFASPVELRTLQPGVWRGTVAPLEDRFSLYLVVQKQPDGSVTAFIRNPERNFGNRMLFRVDLQGRTVRLTSTKGDTQIEGTFDAQSGRLSLPYPPFDTTFDFTRRDHSQAVGLHSRTPAPGPYAYQKPIAEDDGWTTASPADVGMDVQPLQQLVQRILDQEPSPESVPAIQGLLIARHGKLIVEEYFQGFDKERPHDLRSSSKSYASLLTGIALDQGAPFTVDTPVASLFPEYKGKLSNLDARKRKLTVAHLMTMATGLACDDDNPDSPGNEDRFEDSVPDWYKYTLDLPMVRAPGDGKAVYCSANINLLGGVLRNTTRTWIPEFFTKNVATPLQMRGYHLDLMPDGEQYLGGGIYMRPRDALKLGQLYLSGGTWNGKRVVSQRWVERSVANQATMPDGRTYGYTWWRHDLRVGGRVYSQYEASGNGGQLVMVVPELDLVVLFTAGNYNHVALWRKFREELLPRYIMAAVSTPPRP comes from the coding sequence TTGGCGGAGAATGGGCAGAGCATCACCGGCCACTGGATCCAGCCGCGCGTGCTCATGAGCGGGATGAAGTTCGCCAGTCCGGTGGAACTGCGCACACTTCAGCCGGGTGTCTGGCGCGGCACGGTGGCTCCGCTGGAGGACCGGTTCTCGCTGTACCTCGTCGTCCAGAAGCAGCCTGACGGCTCCGTGACAGCGTTCATTCGCAATCCGGAGCGGAACTTCGGGAACCGGATGCTCTTCCGTGTCGACCTCCAGGGCCGCACGGTCCGGCTCACGTCCACCAAGGGCGACACCCAGATCGAAGGCACGTTCGACGCGCAGTCCGGACGGCTGTCGCTCCCCTACCCTCCCTTCGATACGACGTTCGACTTCACCCGCCGGGACCATTCGCAGGCCGTGGGCCTCCACTCCCGCACGCCCGCCCCAGGCCCCTACGCCTACCAGAAGCCCATCGCGGAGGACGACGGATGGACCACGGCATCCCCTGCCGACGTCGGCATGGACGTCCAGCCGCTCCAGCAGCTCGTGCAGCGCATCCTCGACCAGGAACCGAGCCCAGAGTCAGTCCCCGCCATCCAGGGCCTGCTCATCGCGCGCCATGGAAAGCTCATCGTCGAAGAGTACTTCCAGGGCTTCGACAAGGAGCGCCCCCACGACCTGCGGTCCTCCTCGAAGTCCTACGCGTCCCTGCTGACTGGCATTGCCCTGGACCAGGGTGCCCCCTTCACCGTGGACACGCCCGTCGCCTCACTCTTCCCCGAGTACAAGGGCAAGCTCTCCAACCTGGATGCGCGCAAGCGCAAGCTCACCGTCGCGCACTTGATGACCATGGCGACGGGCCTGGCCTGTGACGACGACAATCCGGATTCACCCGGCAACGAGGACCGGTTCGAGGACTCCGTACCGGATTGGTACAAGTACACGCTGGACCTCCCCATGGTCCGCGCTCCCGGCGACGGGAAGGCCGTGTACTGCTCCGCGAACATCAACCTGCTGGGCGGCGTCCTCCGCAACACCACCCGCACCTGGATCCCCGAGTTCTTCACGAAGAACGTCGCCACGCCCCTCCAGATGCGCGGCTACCACCTGGACCTGATGCCCGACGGCGAGCAGTACCTCGGCGGCGGCATCTACATGCGCCCGCGCGATGCCCTGAAGCTCGGGCAGCTCTACCTCTCCGGTGGCACTTGGAACGGAAAGCGCGTGGTCAGCCAGCGCTGGGTGGAACGCTCCGTCGCGAACCAGGCGACGATGCCGGACGGACGAACCTATGGCTACACGTGGTGGCGCCATGACCTGCGCGTCGGCGGCCGTGTGTATTCGCAGTACGAAGCCAGCGGCAACGGTGGCCAGCTGGTGATGGTCGTCCCGGAGCTGGACCTCGTCGTGCTGTTCACGGCGGGCAACTACAACCACGTCGCCCTCTGGCGGAAGTTCCGCGAGGAACTCCTGCCCCGATACATCATGGCCGCGGTCTCCACGCCCCCGCGGCCTTGA
- a CDS encoding sugar O-acetyltransferase codes for MARTEKEKMLAGELYVAVDPQLTAERGRARKILRAYNQSTEDELPLRESLLAELLGKVGAGTWIEPPFLCDYGEHIRLGERVFMNFQCVILDCNTVTIGDDVSFGPGVQVYAATHPLDPDERIKGPELGRAITIGSKVWIGGGSIICPGVTIGEGTTIGAGSVVTRDIPPYVFAAGNPCRVIRNLR; via the coding sequence ATGGCACGAACCGAGAAAGAGAAGATGCTCGCGGGCGAGTTGTACGTCGCCGTGGACCCGCAGCTGACCGCCGAGCGGGGCCGCGCCCGCAAGATCCTGCGCGCCTACAACCAGTCCACCGAGGACGAGCTGCCGCTGCGTGAAAGCCTGCTCGCCGAGTTGCTGGGCAAGGTGGGCGCCGGAACGTGGATCGAACCGCCGTTCCTCTGCGACTACGGCGAGCACATCCGGCTGGGCGAGCGCGTCTTCATGAACTTCCAGTGCGTCATCCTGGACTGCAACACGGTGACGATTGGCGACGACGTGTCCTTCGGCCCGGGCGTGCAGGTGTACGCGGCCACGCATCCGCTGGACCCGGATGAGCGCATCAAGGGTCCGGAGCTGGGCCGCGCCATCACCATCGGTTCGAAGGTGTGGATTGGCGGTGGGTCCATCATCTGCCCGGGCGTCACCATCGGCGAGGGAACCACGATTGGCGCGGGCAGCGTGGTGACGCGGGACATTCCTCCGTATGTCTTCGCCGCCGGCAATCCCTGTCGCGTCATCCGGAACCTCCGGTAG
- a CDS encoding serine/threonine protein kinase: MTSHVGKYQRIRLLTEGIIEDHLAKTAGPQGVEKTLVLQCLRSDMAEQVDFPEMFLDTARDAARLTHPHLAKVFDFGEADGTYFLAREHIDGPGLRRVIKHVAAERMTLPATLCARIISQACEGLAYAHDLTDPKTSQPLRLIHRCIRPYNILLSRQGETQVVDFGIDHFRARWTPQHHIPDMSKYRYMAPEEIRGVPVDRRVDVYALGLVLYELLTTRRPFESTSDWDLFRAVVSEPIVPAEQHRPDLPDALRSILARALAKDRDQRYPDCHAFRKDLEDFIRSVGEPVTPRQVAQLVQQVSPSDDPTAIAPAPDGPESQARPRVGRGWILAAAVGLAVLLGGGALLWKMGAAPEPGKVRATPP, encoded by the coding sequence GTGACATCCCACGTCGGCAAATACCAGCGCATCCGCCTGCTCACCGAAGGCATCATCGAGGATCATCTGGCCAAGACTGCTGGCCCGCAGGGCGTCGAGAAGACGCTGGTGCTCCAGTGCCTGCGCTCGGACATGGCCGAGCAGGTGGATTTCCCGGAGATGTTCCTCGACACGGCGAGGGACGCCGCCCGGCTCACTCACCCGCACCTCGCGAAGGTCTTCGATTTCGGTGAAGCGGACGGCACGTATTTCCTAGCCAGGGAGCACATCGATGGGCCTGGTCTGCGCAGGGTGATCAAGCACGTGGCGGCCGAGCGGATGACCCTGCCGGCGACCCTGTGCGCGCGCATCATCTCGCAAGCCTGCGAGGGGCTCGCCTATGCCCACGACCTCACCGACCCCAAGACGAGCCAGCCGCTGCGGCTCATCCACCGCTGCATCCGGCCGTACAACATCCTCTTGTCGCGCCAGGGGGAGACCCAGGTGGTGGACTTCGGCATCGACCATTTCCGGGCGCGGTGGACCCCCCAGCACCACATCCCCGATATGAGCAAGTACAGGTACATGGCGCCCGAGGAGATCAGGGGCGTGCCGGTGGACCGGCGGGTGGACGTCTACGCGCTGGGTCTGGTGCTCTACGAACTGCTCACCACGCGCAGGCCCTTTGAATCCACGTCCGACTGGGACTTGTTTCGGGCCGTCGTATCCGAGCCCATCGTGCCCGCCGAGCAGCACCGGCCGGACCTGCCCGATGCCCTTCGATCCATCCTCGCCCGGGCGCTCGCGAAGGATCGGGATCAGCGCTACCCGGACTGTCACGCGTTCCGGAAGGACCTGGAGGATTTCATCCGCTCGGTGGGTGAGCCGGTGACCCCGCGGCAGGTGGCCCAGCTCGTCCAGCAGGTCTCTCCGAGCGACGACCCGACCGCCATCGCCCCGGCTCCGGACGGCCCGGAGAGCCAGGCACGGCCCCGCGTGGGACGAGGCTGGATCCTCGCGGCGGCAGTCGGCCTGGCGGTCCTGCTCGGAGGCGGCGCCCTGCTCTGGAAGATGGGCGCCGCGCCAGAACCCGGGAAGGTTCGCGCTACTCCACCGTGA
- a CDS encoding IS630 family transposase gives MRRLVFLDESFCHTSMAREYGWAPVGQRARGVRPGGRWTTLTLVGAIRVGCRPKLVTHRGAINGRIFVRFVRQRLCPWLHPGDVVLMDNLGAHKVAGVRQAVEAVGACVVYLPTYSPDFNPIELWWADLKRQLRRLAPRAIEDLAQTVRQLRAGTPLAKLAAWFRHCLSFLQLN, from the coding sequence GTGCGGCGGCTCGTCTTCCTCGACGAGTCCTTCTGTCATACCTCCATGGCGCGCGAGTACGGCTGGGCTCCTGTGGGCCAACGCGCCCGAGGCGTGCGTCCTGGAGGCCGCTGGACGACCTTGACGCTCGTGGGGGCCATCCGCGTGGGCTGCCGGCCCAAGTTGGTGACTCACCGAGGAGCCATCAATGGCCGCATCTTCGTGCGCTTCGTCCGCCAGCGGCTTTGCCCCTGGCTCCATCCAGGCGATGTGGTGCTGATGGACAACCTGGGTGCCCACAAAGTGGCCGGTGTGCGCCAAGCGGTCGAAGCCGTTGGCGCCTGCGTGGTGTACCTGCCCACCTACAGCCCCGACTTCAATCCCATCGAGCTGTGGTGGGCAGACCTGAAGCGGCAGCTTCGTCGGCTTGCGCCTCGGGCCATTGAGGACCTGGCACAGACGGTGAGGCAGTTACGCGCGGGCACTCCGCTCGCGAAGCTCGCGGCTTGGTTCCGCCACTGCCTCTCCTTCCTTCAACTCAACTGA
- a CDS encoding TetR/AcrR family transcriptional regulator: MSLRLLPPAKKVPMIWERPEPAHEPGTVPLRREAIARAAVSRADKKGLGAVSLRTVAAALKVDSKRLRGSVFSKEELHELMVDAFYRELVADSLYAGDWRQILREVAQQFRRAVHKHLWFTDLEGPRFSMVPHALVYTEVSLAALTDEPGFEDIGIAMRTLQNVGAYAGGAVQGESAEVRYGRRFGKAWMELRDTVGPYYQRMLESGRFPRTVQVVEDPVEMSLDAVFDQGLEFMLDGIAAKLSH, translated from the coding sequence ATGAGCCTGAGATTGCTACCGCCAGCGAAGAAGGTGCCCATGATCTGGGAGCGCCCCGAGCCTGCCCACGAGCCCGGGACGGTCCCGCTGCGACGGGAGGCGATCGCACGGGCGGCCGTGAGCCGCGCCGACAAGAAGGGGCTTGGCGCCGTCTCCCTGCGCACCGTGGCGGCCGCGCTGAAGGTGGACTCGAAGCGGCTTCGCGGCTCCGTGTTCTCGAAGGAGGAGTTGCACGAGCTCATGGTCGACGCGTTCTATCGGGAGCTGGTCGCGGACAGCCTGTACGCCGGAGACTGGCGCCAGATCCTGCGCGAAGTCGCCCAACAGTTTCGGCGGGCCGTGCACAAACACCTGTGGTTCACCGACCTGGAGGGCCCTCGGTTCAGCATGGTTCCCCACGCGCTCGTGTACACGGAGGTGTCGCTGGCCGCGTTGACGGATGAGCCCGGGTTCGAGGACATCGGCATCGCCATGCGCACCCTGCAGAACGTCGGTGCCTACGCCGGTGGCGCCGTCCAGGGCGAATCCGCCGAGGTGCGCTACGGGCGCCGCTTCGGCAAGGCATGGATGGAGCTGCGGGACACCGTGGGGCCCTACTACCAGCGGATGCTCGAATCCGGCCGGTTCCCGCGAACCGTCCAGGTGGTCGAGGACCCTGTGGAGATGTCCCTGGACGCGGTGTTCGATCAGGGACTGGAATTCATGCTCGACGGGATCGCCGCGAAGCTCTCACACTGA
- the tgt gene encoding tRNA guanosine(34) transglycosylase Tgt, translating into MAVRFELLNTDPTGARTGILHTRKGSFPTPMFMPVATHAGFRHLAMEEVKETGAKVLLANTYHLMLRPGPEVFERFGGIHPFMGWDGAVLTDSGGFQIFSLPEDRLITEKGAHFRSFYDNSRRLLSPESSIAMQQAINSEIMMVLDVCIDSRTDEAGTREAMERTHRWAVRSLAAKESKPTGQALFGIVQGGVHPALRDESAAFLTQLPFDGFAIGGLAVGETKVERDTMTERATASLPQDKPRYLMGVGTPTDLLEAVLRGVDMFDCIIPTKMAQQGYAYTFQGLVRITRTVYQLDDGPLDPECDCYVCKRYTRGYLQHLMRGKHHLGSRFLSVHNVRHYQRLMERVREGILRNGYAQTYRELKAAIATPKDLKDEALASAATLKDVG; encoded by the coding sequence ATGGCCGTCCGCTTCGAACTCCTGAATACCGACCCCACCGGCGCCCGCACGGGCATCCTCCACACCCGCAAGGGGTCCTTCCCCACGCCGATGTTCATGCCGGTGGCCACCCACGCCGGCTTCCGCCACCTCGCCATGGAGGAGGTGAAGGAGACGGGGGCCAAGGTCCTCCTCGCCAACACCTACCACCTGATGCTCCGGCCCGGCCCGGAGGTGTTCGAGCGCTTCGGCGGCATCCACCCCTTCATGGGCTGGGACGGCGCCGTGCTGACGGACTCGGGCGGGTTCCAAATCTTCTCCCTGCCGGAGGACCGGCTCATCACGGAGAAGGGCGCGCACTTCCGCAGCTTCTACGACAACAGCCGCCGGCTCCTCAGCCCCGAGTCCAGCATCGCCATGCAGCAGGCGATCAACTCGGAGATCATGATGGTGCTGGACGTGTGCATCGACTCGCGCACGGACGAGGCCGGCACCCGCGAGGCCATGGAGCGCACCCACCGTTGGGCCGTGCGCAGCCTCGCCGCGAAGGAGTCGAAGCCCACGGGCCAGGCGCTGTTCGGCATCGTCCAGGGCGGCGTCCACCCGGCCTTGCGCGATGAGAGCGCCGCGTTCCTCACCCAGCTGCCCTTCGACGGGTTCGCCATCGGCGGACTGGCCGTGGGCGAGACGAAGGTGGAGCGCGACACGATGACCGAGCGCGCCACCGCGTCCCTGCCGCAGGACAAGCCTCGCTACCTGATGGGCGTGGGCACGCCCACGGACCTGCTGGAGGCGGTGCTGCGCGGCGTGGACATGTTCGACTGCATCATCCCCACCAAGATGGCGCAGCAGGGCTACGCGTACACGTTCCAGGGACTGGTGCGCATCACCCGCACCGTGTACCAGTTGGATGACGGGCCGCTCGACCCCGAGTGCGACTGCTATGTGTGCAAGCGCTACACGCGTGGCTACCTGCAGCACCTGATGCGCGGCAAGCACCACCTGGGCTCGCGCTTCCTGTCCGTGCACAACGTGCGGCACTACCAGCGGCTGATGGAGCGCGTGCGCGAAGGCATCCTGCGCAACGGCTACGCGCAGACGTACCGCGAATTGAAGGCCGCCATCGCCACGCCCAAGGACCTCAAGGACGAGGCCCTGGCCAGCGCCGCGACGTTGAAGGACGTGGGCTGA
- a CDS encoding helix-turn-helix domain-containing protein, with product MSEGHPTPEKLRRAIVRDCHDEGLAYAQIAHLLGIGEATVSRVLRLYRETGDVVPRPKGGGNFSPIRGKVTIVIKRLVTQKPDATVRELMAALTARTGIVTSRPSMQRALHRLGFSHKKSPSPPASATRLITSGAGASSPRS from the coding sequence ATGAGCGAAGGGCATCCCACCCCGGAGAAGCTGCGACGAGCCATCGTGAGAGACTGCCACGACGAGGGCTTGGCATATGCGCAAATTGCCCACCTGTTGGGCATTGGCGAGGCGACGGTCAGCCGCGTCCTGCGGCTGTACCGAGAGACAGGAGACGTCGTGCCGCGTCCCAAAGGTGGCGGCAACTTCTCGCCTATTCGGGGCAAGGTGACCATCGTGATCAAGCGACTGGTGACTCAGAAGCCGGACGCGACGGTGCGCGAACTGATGGCCGCGTTGACGGCCCGCACGGGCATCGTCACCAGCCGCCCCTCCATGCAGAGGGCTCTGCATCGACTGGGCTTCTCACACAAGAAAAGTCCTTCACCGCCTGCGAGCGCGACGCGCCTCATAACCTCTGGCGCAGGCGCGTCCTCGCCGCGCTCCTGA
- a CDS encoding ComEC/Rec2 family competence protein, translating into MPIWNFYVVKNQATKDEETVSFKRYCQLRDSDKAFYIYKGCSRKWMNLDDNERSSSGINILWPDTSNKHFQEALASCDAGESYNNTSAVIRYSVQNGASIMWLGDLETEFMKNIADSIKLEKTTVVFAAHHGRDSGKIPDSWLEQLDPQIIVLGEAPSRHLNYYTGYKTITQNSAGDITMECVGDKVHFYVSNPSYTKDDLDDEECTTFSNYIGSITVETEYTL; encoded by the coding sequence ATGCCGATCTGGAATTTTTACGTAGTGAAAAATCAGGCCACCAAGGACGAGGAGACCGTATCGTTTAAGCGCTACTGCCAACTCAGAGATAGCGACAAGGCATTCTATATCTACAAGGGATGTAGTCGAAAATGGATGAACCTGGACGACAACGAACGATCTTCCTCCGGCATCAACATCCTTTGGCCTGACACATCAAACAAGCACTTCCAAGAAGCACTGGCATCGTGCGATGCGGGCGAGAGCTACAACAACACATCAGCAGTAATTCGCTACTCTGTTCAGAACGGTGCTTCCATAATGTGGCTCGGCGATCTCGAGACAGAATTCATGAAGAACATCGCCGACAGCATCAAGCTTGAGAAGACGACCGTGGTCTTCGCCGCCCATCATGGGCGCGACTCCGGCAAGATTCCAGACTCATGGTTAGAGCAGCTCGACCCCCAGATAATCGTGCTCGGCGAAGCGCCGTCAAGACATCTGAACTACTACACGGGCTACAAGACAATCACTCAGAACAGCGCCGGCGATATCACAATGGAATGCGTCGGCGACAAAGTGCATTTTTACGTCTCCAACCCAAGTTACACAAAAGATGACTTAGATGACGAAGAATGCACAACCTTCTCGAACTACATTGGCAGCATCACTGTCGAAACCGAGTATACACTGTAG
- a CDS encoding transglutaminase-like domain-containing protein, producing the protein MAISSLSRPSSTPCAKVSPEAAQAPRNVVVKVVNADGSPVKTVDSAKQPQEFAKLLKELGLTKESLLKGEGAKAQGPKPTGSQSFQQNWQRDSFEPSKAQAQKPQPAPAPTPAPAQAQGAKGPSSGKSADQVAQDIAKEATSWKYDYSGGKTWDAAMKNSSNFDASKSGVCVDMAIEAEQRFEQAGVDARVVFGNTDRGAHAWVEFKDDKGQFQAFDPTAAACTKKADDAITPYDSGAYQYQGVTETHQAVG; encoded by the coding sequence ATGGCGATCTCCTCTCTCTCTCGTCCGTCCTCCACCCCATGCGCGAAGGTGTCCCCCGAAGCCGCGCAGGCCCCGAGGAATGTCGTGGTGAAGGTCGTCAACGCCGACGGCTCTCCCGTGAAGACGGTGGACTCCGCGAAGCAGCCCCAGGAGTTCGCCAAGCTGCTGAAGGAGCTGGGTCTGACGAAGGAGTCCCTGCTGAAGGGCGAGGGCGCGAAGGCCCAGGGCCCGAAGCCCACCGGCTCGCAGAGCTTCCAGCAGAACTGGCAGCGCGACAGCTTCGAGCCTTCCAAGGCCCAGGCCCAGAAGCCCCAGCCCGCTCCGGCCCCGACTCCCGCTCCTGCACAGGCGCAGGGTGCGAAGGGCCCGTCCTCCGGCAAGAGCGCGGATCAGGTGGCCCAGGACATCGCGAAGGAGGCCACGTCCTGGAAGTACGACTACTCGGGCGGCAAGACGTGGGATGCCGCCATGAAGAACTCCAGCAACTTCGACGCGTCCAAGTCCGGCGTCTGCGTGGACATGGCCATCGAGGCCGAGCAGCGCTTCGAGCAGGCCGGCGTGGACGCGCGCGTCGTCTTCGGCAATACGGACCGGGGCGCCCACGCGTGGGTGGAGTTCAAGGACGACAAGGGCCAGTTCCAGGCCTTCGACCCTACCGCCGCGGCCTGCACCAAGAAGGCCGACGACGCCATCACCCCGTATGACAGCGGCGCCTACCAGTACCAGGGCGTCACCGAGACCCACCAGGCCGTGGGCTGA